From the Musa acuminata AAA Group cultivar baxijiao chromosome BXJ3-7, Cavendish_Baxijiao_AAA, whole genome shotgun sequence genome, one window contains:
- the LOC103992741 gene encoding polypyrimidine tract-binding protein homolog 2 isoform X4 has protein sequence MEKGGGSHPNVSPGSKVVFSAFGFVHKIATFEKTAGFQALVQFSDSDIASSAKNALDGRSIPRYLLQEHVGPCTLKINFSAHTDLNVKFQSHRSRDYTNPYLPVAPSAIDIAGQDGMKQEPESNVLLASIENMQYTVTIDVLHEVFSAFGFVQKIALFEKNAGFQALIQYPDIQTANIAKQALEGHCIYEGGFCKLHLTYSRHTDLNVKINNDRGRDYTGGNIATVSNQPSLLGPQPVPMPGATVHSYNSIPYPAISNGVSLPQVPQAAASWDIRSGAMAPLQLHNQSLPPQLHNQPLPPHLHNQPLHPHLHNQIHIQHVAPPGVAPHMMPLPGQRRQQLLFRPPQPYGH, from the exons ATGGAAAAAGGTGGAGGAAGTCATCCAAATGTTTCTCCCGGCAGTAAAGTG GTATTCTCTGCTTTTGGATTTGTTCATAAGATTGCTACCTTTGAGAAAACAGCCGGTTTCCAG GCACTGGTTCAATTTTCTGATTCTGATATTGCATCTTCTGCAAAAAATGCTCTTGATGGAAGAAGTATTCCAAG ATACTTGCTTCAAGAACATGTTGGTCCTTGTACGCTCAAGATAAATTTTTCTGCACATACAGATCTAAATGTGAAGTTCCAAAGCCACAGAAGCAG GGACTACACTAATCCTTACCTTCCAGTTGCCCCATCAGCTATAGACATTGCTGGGCAG GATGGCATGAAGCAAGAACCAGAGAGTAACGTTCTTCTGGCATCAATTGAGAATATGCAATATACTGTTAccattgatgttcttcatgag GTATTTTCTGCTTTTGGTTTTGTTCAGAAGATTGCTCTTTTTGAGAAGAATGCTGGATTCCAGGCTTTAATTCAATATCCTG ATATTCAGACTGCAAATATCGCCAAACAGGCCCTTGAAGGACACTGTATTTATGAAGGAGGATTTTGCAAGCTTCATCTGACTTATTCACGCCACACTGATCTTAATGTGAAG ATCAACAATGACCGAGGCAGAGACTACACTGGAGGAAACATTGCTACCGTGAGCAATCAACCATCACTTCTTGGTCCTCAGCCAGTCCCCATGCCTGGTGCCACAGTCCATTCATATAACAGCATTCCATATCCGGCAATCTCCAATGGAGTCTCACTTCCTCAGGTACCTCAAGCTGCTGCTAGTTGGGACATACGATCTGGTGCAATGGCACCATTACAGCTGCACAACCAATCATTGCCTCCACAGCTGCATAATCAACCTTTACCTCCACATCTGCACAATCAACCTTTACATCCACATCTGCACAATCAGATTCATATTCAACATGTAGCTCCTCCAGGTGTAGCTCCACACATGATGCCGTTGCCTGGTCAGCGGAGACAGCAACTTCTATTTCGGCCTCCGCAGCCATATGGTCATTGA
- the LOC103992741 gene encoding polypyrimidine tract-binding protein homolog 2 isoform X1, translated as MSSISGQPQFRYTQPPSKVIHLRNLPWECTDEELIELGKPFGTIVKTKCNVGANRNQAFIEFADLNQAIAMISYYASSAEPAQIRGKTVYLQYSNRQEIVNNKVTADAASNVLLVTVEGVEAGDVSIDVLHLVFSAFGFVHKIATFEKTAGFQALVQFSDSDIASSAKNALDGRSIPRYLLQEHVGPCTLKINFSAHTDLNVKFQSHRSRDYTNPYLPVAPSAIDIAGQDGMKQEPESNVLLASIENMQYTVTIDVLHEVFSAFGFVQKIALFEKNAGFQALIQYPDIQTANIAKQALEGHCIYEGGFCKLHLTYSRHTDLNVKINNDRGRDYTGGNIATVSNQPSLLGPQPVPMPGATVHSYNSIPYPAISNGVSLPQVPQAAASWDIRSGAMAPLQLHNQSLPPQLHNQPLPPHLHNQPLHPHLHNQIHIQHVAPPGVAPHMMPLPGQRRQQLLFRPPQPYGH; from the exons ATGTCATCTATCTCTGGTCAACCGCAGTTCCGATACACCCAGCCACCGTCGAAAGTAATTCATCTAAGAAATCTGCCATGGGAGTGCACGGACGAGGAACTTATTGAATTAGGAAAGCCGTTTGGTACGATTGTCAAAACGAAGTGCAATGTTGGAGCAAATCGGAATCAGGCATTCATCGAGTTT GCAGATCTAAATCAAGCCATAGCGATGATCTCATACTATGCCTCGTCAGCAGAGCCTGCACAAATACGAGGAAAGACTGTATATCTTCAGTACTCCAACAGGCAGGAAATAGTTAATAATAAGGTGACGGCAGATGCTGCAAGCAATGTTTTGTTAGTAACTGTTGAGGGTGTTGAAGCTGGTGATGTCAGCATAGATGTTTTACACCTG GTATTCTCTGCTTTTGGATTTGTTCATAAGATTGCTACCTTTGAGAAAACAGCCGGTTTCCAG GCACTGGTTCAATTTTCTGATTCTGATATTGCATCTTCTGCAAAAAATGCTCTTGATGGAAGAAGTATTCCAAG ATACTTGCTTCAAGAACATGTTGGTCCTTGTACGCTCAAGATAAATTTTTCTGCACATACAGATCTAAATGTGAAGTTCCAAAGCCACAGAAGCAG GGACTACACTAATCCTTACCTTCCAGTTGCCCCATCAGCTATAGACATTGCTGGGCAG GATGGCATGAAGCAAGAACCAGAGAGTAACGTTCTTCTGGCATCAATTGAGAATATGCAATATACTGTTAccattgatgttcttcatgag GTATTTTCTGCTTTTGGTTTTGTTCAGAAGATTGCTCTTTTTGAGAAGAATGCTGGATTCCAGGCTTTAATTCAATATCCTG ATATTCAGACTGCAAATATCGCCAAACAGGCCCTTGAAGGACACTGTATTTATGAAGGAGGATTTTGCAAGCTTCATCTGACTTATTCACGCCACACTGATCTTAATGTGAAG ATCAACAATGACCGAGGCAGAGACTACACTGGAGGAAACATTGCTACCGTGAGCAATCAACCATCACTTCTTGGTCCTCAGCCAGTCCCCATGCCTGGTGCCACAGTCCATTCATATAACAGCATTCCATATCCGGCAATCTCCAATGGAGTCTCACTTCCTCAGGTACCTCAAGCTGCTGCTAGTTGGGACATACGATCTGGTGCAATGGCACCATTACAGCTGCACAACCAATCATTGCCTCCACAGCTGCATAATCAACCTTTACCTCCACATCTGCACAATCAACCTTTACATCCACATCTGCACAATCAGATTCATATTCAACATGTAGCTCCTCCAGGTGTAGCTCCACACATGATGCCGTTGCCTGGTCAGCGGAGACAGCAACTTCTATTTCGGCCTCCGCAGCCATATGGTCATTGA
- the LOC103992741 gene encoding polypyrimidine tract-binding protein homolog 2 isoform X3, with protein MFYTWPCFGIFFDGSLWHREKAHVFSAFGFVHKIATFEKTAGFQALVQFSDSDIASSAKNALDGRSIPRYLLQEHVGPCTLKINFSAHTDLNVKFQSHRSRDYTNPYLPVAPSAIDIAGQDGMKQEPESNVLLASIENMQYTVTIDVLHEVFSAFGFVQKIALFEKNAGFQALIQYPDIQTANIAKQALEGHCIYEGGFCKLHLTYSRHTDLNVKINNDRGRDYTGGNIATVSNQPSLLGPQPVPMPGATVHSYNSIPYPAISNGVSLPQVPQAAASWDIRSGAMAPLQLHNQSLPPQLHNQPLPPHLHNQPLHPHLHNQIHIQHVAPPGVAPHMMPLPGQRRQQLLFRPPQPYGH; from the exons ATGTTTTACACCTG GCCCTGTTTCGGAATCTTCTTCGATGGCAGCCTTTGGCATCGGGAGAAAGCGCAT GTATTCTCTGCTTTTGGATTTGTTCATAAGATTGCTACCTTTGAGAAAACAGCCGGTTTCCAG GCACTGGTTCAATTTTCTGATTCTGATATTGCATCTTCTGCAAAAAATGCTCTTGATGGAAGAAGTATTCCAAG ATACTTGCTTCAAGAACATGTTGGTCCTTGTACGCTCAAGATAAATTTTTCTGCACATACAGATCTAAATGTGAAGTTCCAAAGCCACAGAAGCAG GGACTACACTAATCCTTACCTTCCAGTTGCCCCATCAGCTATAGACATTGCTGGGCAG GATGGCATGAAGCAAGAACCAGAGAGTAACGTTCTTCTGGCATCAATTGAGAATATGCAATATACTGTTAccattgatgttcttcatgag GTATTTTCTGCTTTTGGTTTTGTTCAGAAGATTGCTCTTTTTGAGAAGAATGCTGGATTCCAGGCTTTAATTCAATATCCTG ATATTCAGACTGCAAATATCGCCAAACAGGCCCTTGAAGGACACTGTATTTATGAAGGAGGATTTTGCAAGCTTCATCTGACTTATTCACGCCACACTGATCTTAATGTGAAG ATCAACAATGACCGAGGCAGAGACTACACTGGAGGAAACATTGCTACCGTGAGCAATCAACCATCACTTCTTGGTCCTCAGCCAGTCCCCATGCCTGGTGCCACAGTCCATTCATATAACAGCATTCCATATCCGGCAATCTCCAATGGAGTCTCACTTCCTCAGGTACCTCAAGCTGCTGCTAGTTGGGACATACGATCTGGTGCAATGGCACCATTACAGCTGCACAACCAATCATTGCCTCCACAGCTGCATAATCAACCTTTACCTCCACATCTGCACAATCAACCTTTACATCCACATCTGCACAATCAGATTCATATTCAACATGTAGCTCCTCCAGGTGTAGCTCCACACATGATGCCGTTGCCTGGTCAGCGGAGACAGCAACTTCTATTTCGGCCTCCGCAGCCATATGGTCATTGA
- the LOC103992741 gene encoding polypyrimidine tract-binding protein homolog 2 isoform X2 has translation MFYTCRPCFGIFFDGSLWHREKAHVFSAFGFVHKIATFEKTAGFQALVQFSDSDIASSAKNALDGRSIPRYLLQEHVGPCTLKINFSAHTDLNVKFQSHRSRDYTNPYLPVAPSAIDIAGQDGMKQEPESNVLLASIENMQYTVTIDVLHEVFSAFGFVQKIALFEKNAGFQALIQYPDIQTANIAKQALEGHCIYEGGFCKLHLTYSRHTDLNVKINNDRGRDYTGGNIATVSNQPSLLGPQPVPMPGATVHSYNSIPYPAISNGVSLPQVPQAAASWDIRSGAMAPLQLHNQSLPPQLHNQPLPPHLHNQPLHPHLHNQIHIQHVAPPGVAPHMMPLPGQRRQQLLFRPPQPYGH, from the exons ATGTTTTACACCTG CAGGCCCTGTTTCGGAATCTTCTTCGATGGCAGCCTTTGGCATCGGGAGAAAGCGCAT GTATTCTCTGCTTTTGGATTTGTTCATAAGATTGCTACCTTTGAGAAAACAGCCGGTTTCCAG GCACTGGTTCAATTTTCTGATTCTGATATTGCATCTTCTGCAAAAAATGCTCTTGATGGAAGAAGTATTCCAAG ATACTTGCTTCAAGAACATGTTGGTCCTTGTACGCTCAAGATAAATTTTTCTGCACATACAGATCTAAATGTGAAGTTCCAAAGCCACAGAAGCAG GGACTACACTAATCCTTACCTTCCAGTTGCCCCATCAGCTATAGACATTGCTGGGCAG GATGGCATGAAGCAAGAACCAGAGAGTAACGTTCTTCTGGCATCAATTGAGAATATGCAATATACTGTTAccattgatgttcttcatgag GTATTTTCTGCTTTTGGTTTTGTTCAGAAGATTGCTCTTTTTGAGAAGAATGCTGGATTCCAGGCTTTAATTCAATATCCTG ATATTCAGACTGCAAATATCGCCAAACAGGCCCTTGAAGGACACTGTATTTATGAAGGAGGATTTTGCAAGCTTCATCTGACTTATTCACGCCACACTGATCTTAATGTGAAG ATCAACAATGACCGAGGCAGAGACTACACTGGAGGAAACATTGCTACCGTGAGCAATCAACCATCACTTCTTGGTCCTCAGCCAGTCCCCATGCCTGGTGCCACAGTCCATTCATATAACAGCATTCCATATCCGGCAATCTCCAATGGAGTCTCACTTCCTCAGGTACCTCAAGCTGCTGCTAGTTGGGACATACGATCTGGTGCAATGGCACCATTACAGCTGCACAACCAATCATTGCCTCCACAGCTGCATAATCAACCTTTACCTCCACATCTGCACAATCAACCTTTACATCCACATCTGCACAATCAGATTCATATTCAACATGTAGCTCCTCCAGGTGTAGCTCCACACATGATGCCGTTGCCTGGTCAGCGGAGACAGCAACTTCTATTTCGGCCTCCGCAGCCATATGGTCATTGA
- the LOC135642015 gene encoding RNA polymerase sigma factor sigE, chloroplastic/mitochondrial-like, with product MGVVAVPSSASRSPFGSGLAVRRSSPLRRPFFFLAFKGGPGPKCSALVTPPEAVTQEAVKEPKKSPARAARRSKRGKAVAVVAAPTTAAPSDACPRDPDYSEVAAALENIYKLSPADVSDGEESGRQTVVKDGSLGVDNVVRNRKKRVKRLGLEERISMRRRPKEEAGTEARRGEGREFDEDVEILVREYSGSTNLDSLDWKRMKIPPVLSSAEHTWLFKLMQPMKAILQVKEGMYKDLNREPTDGELADAVNMSVPQLRRHIEVARAARDKLIKHNLRLVLFVINKYYPEIASGQKFQEFCQAGAKGLITAIDRFEPKRGFRLSTYSLFWIRHSIIRSMTLSSFTKVPFGIESVRQEIKKAKLELSFELGRLPTEEEIVDRVGISLERYNEVMKASKPVLSLNARHVVTQEEFINGITDIDVGGDKRRQPAVLRLALDDVLDSLRPKESLVIRQRYGLDGKGDRTLGEIAGNLNISREMVRKHELKALLKLKHPTRVDYLRRYV from the exons ATGGGAGTCGTCGCTGTGCCCAGCTCCGCCTCCCGATCGCCCTTCGGCAGCGGCCTCGCCGTCCGCCGGTCGTCGCCGCTCCGCCGACCCTTCTTCTTCTTGGCCTTCAAGGGCGGCCCCGGCCCCAAGTGCTCGGCCTTGGTCACGCCGCCGGAGGCCGTCACGCAGGAGGCCGTGAAGGAGCCGAAGAAAAGCCCAGCGAGAGCTGCCAGGCGGTCCAAGAGAGGGAAGGCCGTCGCCGTCGTCGCGGCCCCCACGACCGCCGCTCCCTCCGATGCTTGCCCTCGCGATCCGGACTACAGCGAGGTTGCCGCCGCCCTCGAGAACATCTACAAGCTCAGCCCGGCCGATGTCTCGGACGGGGAGGAGAGCGGCCGCCAGACCGTGGTGAAAGATGGGAGTTTGGGGGTGGACAATGTGGTCAGGAACCGGAAGAAGAGGGTGAAAAGGTTGGGTCTCGAGGAAAGGATATCCATGAGGCGCAGGCCGAAGGAGGAGGCGGGGACGGAAGCAAGGAGAGGCGAAGGAAGGGAGTTTGATGAGGATGTGGAGATATTAGTCAGGGAGTACTCCGGCTCCACCAATTTGGACAGTTTGGACTGGAAGAGGATGAAGATACCGCCAGTTCTTAGCTCGGCCGAGCATACTTGGCTTTTCAAGCTGATGCAACCCATGAAG GCAATACTTCAAGTGAAGGAGGGCATGTACAAGGATCTGAACAGGGAGCCGACCGACGGTGAGCTGGCAGATGCAGTTAACATGAGTGTTCCACAATTGAGAAGACATATAGAAGTTGCCCGGGCAGCAAGAGACAAGCTAATCAAG CACAACCTTCGGCTAGTTTTGTTTGTAATAAATAAGTATTATCCAGAGATTGCAAGCGGCCAGAAGTTCCAAGAATTTTGTCAAGCGGGAGCAAAGGGTCTCATTACTGCCATCGATCGGTTTGAACCAAAGCGTGGTTTCCGTCTATCCACATACAGCCTCTTTTGGATTCGGCATTCTATTATTCGATCAATGACACTCTCAAGCTTCACAAAAGTTCCTTTCGGGATTGAATCG GTCAGGCAAGAAATTAAAAAAGCCAAACTAGAGCTATCATTTGAGCTGGGAAGATTGCCTACCGAAGAAGAGATCGTGGACAGGGTTGGAATATCCTTGGAAAGATATAATGAAGTTATGAAGGCATCAAAACCAGTACTCTCACTCAATGCACGGCATGTGGTAACACAAGAAGAGTTTATCAACGGCATCACTGATATTGATGTAGGAGGTGATAAACGTAGGCAGCCTGCAGTCCTACGACTTGCTCTTGATGATGTG CTGGATTCACTAAGGCCGAAGGAGAGCTTGGTAATCCGACAGAGGTATGGGCTTGACGGCAAAGGTGATAGGACTTTGGGAGAGATTGCGGGAAACCTCAATATCTCCAGAGAGATGGTGCGGAAGCATGAACTGAAGGCTCTCCTGAAGCTGAAACATCCAACTCGGGTTGACTATCTCCGAAGATATGTTTGA
- the LOC135643654 gene encoding jasmonoyl--L-amino acid synthetase GH3.5-like, with protein MRVFSLENVIDEFEALTKDAGRLQRATLRKILEQNAEAEYLQNLGLGGRTDPESFKACIPLVTHSDLEPYIRRIVDGDTSPILTGKPITSISLSSGTTQGKPKYLAFNDELVHSTMQIYRTSFAFRNKEYPVGNGKALQFIYSSKQVKTKGGLTATTATTNVYRSEQFKRTMKDIQSQCCSPDEVIFGPDFQQSLYCHLLCGLIYSDDVQIISSTFAHSIVHAFRTFEQVWEELCTDIRGGVLSGRITVPSIRAAVSKLLSPNPALADSIHSKCLRLSNWYGVIPELWPNAKYVYGIMTGSMEPYLKKLRHYAGSLPLMSADYGSSEGWIGANVNPSLPPESATFAVLPNIGYFEFIPLQKPEGQELEHCVSTIHYIEAEPVGLTEVEVGKEYEIVVTNFAGLYRYRLGDIVRIAGFHNSTPELQFVCRRSLVLSINIDKNTEKDLQLAVEAAAKLLAEEKLEVVDFTSHVDTSTEPGHYVIFWELCSDATDEVLRSCCSCLDLSFLDAGYVGSRKVGAIGPLELRVVRKGTFQKILDHYLGLGAAVSQFKTPRCVGVSNSMVLQILCRNVTGCYFSTAYGT; from the exons ATGAGAGTTTTTAGCCTCGAGAACGTGATAGACGAATTCGAAGCGCTCACGAAGGACGCTGGTCGGCTCCAGAGAGCAACCCTCCGAAAGATTCTCGAACAAAATGCTGAAGCAGAGTACTTGCAGAACTTAGGCCTCGGAGGAAGAACCGACCCCGAGAGCTTCAAGGCCTGTATCCCTTTGGTCACTCACAGCGACTTGGAGCCTTACATCCGGAGGATTGTCGATGGGGACACTTCTCCCATTCTCACGGGGAAGCCTATAACTTCGATTTCGCTCAG TTCTGGGACGACGCAAGGGAAACCCAAGTATTTGGCGTTCAACGACGAGCTCGTTCATTCCACGATGCAGATATATCGGACTTCATTCGCGTTCAGAAACAA AGAGTATCCAGTCGGCAATGGAAAAGCTCTGCAGTTCATTTACAGCAGCAAGCAGGTAAAAACCAAAGGCGGACTCACTGCCACAACAGCTACGACCAATGTCTACCGAAGCGAACAGTTCAAGCGCACGATGAAGGACATCCAATCTCAATGTTGCAGTCCCGACGAAGTCATATTTGGTCCAGACTTCCAGCAGTCCTTGTATTGCCACCTCCTGTGTGGGCTGATCTACTCGGACGACGTGCAGATCATATCCTCCACCTTTGCACACAGCATAGTTCATGCTTTTCGAACATTTGAGCAGGTGTGGGAGGAACTATGCACGGACATTAGAGGAGGAGTTCTGTCGGGCAGAATCACTGTTCCATCCATACGTGCAGCTGTTTCTAAGCTTTTAAGCCCCAATCCTGCCCTGGCAGACTCCATacacagcaagtgtttgagattaAGCAACTGGTATGGTGTGATCCCAGAGCTTTGGCCAAATGCCAAGTATGTCTATGGAATTATGACTGGATCTATGGAGCCATACTTGAAGAAGCTTAGGCATTATGCAGGAAGCCTACCCCTCATGAGCGCTGACTATGGGTCCTCAGAAGGATGGATTGGTGCTAATGTCAATCCTAGTCTACCTCCTGAGTCTGCTACCTTCGCAGTACTTCCCAACATCGGCTACTTCGAGTTCATCCCTTTGCAGAAACCTGAGGGGCAAGAGCTGGAGCACTGTGTCTCGACCATTCACTATATTGAAGCTGAACCAGTTGGCCTGACTGAAGTTGAAGTTGGCAAAGAGTATGAGATTGTTGTTACCAATTTTGCAG GTTTATATCGGTACAGATTGGGAGACATAGTAAGGATCGCCGGGTTTCACAACTCCACACCAGAGCTTCAATTCGTGTGCAGAAGAAGCCTAGTGCTGAGCATCAACATCGACAAGAACACCGAGAAAGATCTGCAGTTGGCGGTGGAAGCAGCAGCCAAGCTGTTGGCCGAAGAAAAGCTGGAGGTGGTGGACTTCACCAGCCATGTGGACACCTCGACGGAGCCCGGACACTACGTGATCTTCTGGGAGTTGTGCTCGGACGCCACCGACGAGGTTCTCcgcagctgctgcagctgcttgGACCTGTCCTTCCTCGACGCCGGCTACGTCGGATCCCGAAAGGTGGGTGCCATCGGACCTCTTGAGCTTCGTGTGGTGCGCAAGGGAACGTTCCAAAAGATCTTAGACCATTACCTCGGCCTTGGGGCTGCCGTGAGCCAGTTCAAGACGCCGCGCTGTGTCGGCGTGTCGAACAGCATGGTCTTGCAGATCCTGTGCAGGAATGTCACAGGGTGTTACTTTAGTACTGCTTATGGCACGTAG